In the genome of Mytilus edulis chromosome 3, xbMytEdul2.2, whole genome shotgun sequence, one region contains:
- the LOC139514964 gene encoding uncharacterized protein isoform X1, which translates to MTVGFWFSLIGSILLCLQIEVNGNGLDTLGKDFKIQFYDADGNYTDTGFVEYSDNSSQKHRRASLRPGNATSTDSCDHVRGVPRELRSSSVMKPHGIAIFYQKYTEAYGIPILSSWNVNDDALRRACYITRFLFADNYAVRNSFYQRSGRSAVIGVHEGTTSIPEYSHMDPSFSDNRARGLGATDSAPVSTGAEENLLCLQNDRYSEDIYLHEFAHGVANLGARYGISGWFQRLENQYKIAKQQGLLEHNYAISSSVEYFAAGVQSYFNATDYSTTPNGTISTKDKLRTYDPALYQLIEEVWPCHNIYLKRCVASRAQEQQQNIHTNCQGCKDSHPNCHFWATTGECSKSREYMLLNCKHSCNKCSEQGGTLCTDSNLLCHDWAARGECNRNPAYMHESCKKSCNRC; encoded by the exons ATGACAGTTGGATTTTGGTTTTCATTAATAGGTTCAATTCTGCTATGCTTGCAAA TAGAGGTGAATGGAAATGGTTTGGATACTTTAGGAAAGGATTTTAAGATACAGTTTTATGATGCCGATGGTAATTACACTGATACTGGGTTTGTCGAATATTCAGACAACAGTTCGC AGAAGCACAGAAGAGCAAGTTTAAGGCCAGGAAACGCCACTTCAACTGATAGTTGTGATCATGTTCGAGGAGTTCCGAGGGAATTGAGAAGCTCGTCAGTTATGAAGCCGCACGGAATAGCGATATTTTACCAGAAATATACAGAAGCATATGGCATACCAATTTTAT CATCCTGGAATGTAAATGACGATGCCTTGAGGAGAGCTTGTTATATAACACGGTTTCTTTTTGCTGATAATTATGCCGTGCGAAACTCCTTTTACCAGAGATCTGGACGTTCAGCTGTAATAGGAGTACATGAAGGTACAACTAGTATACCGGAATACAGTCATATGGATCCCTCTTTCTCGGACAATAGAGCACGCGGACTTGGGGCTACTGATTCTGCACCAGTTTCTACAGGTGCTGAAGAAAATTTGTTGTGTTTGCAAAATGATCGTTATAGTGAAGATATATATTTACACGAATTTGCTCATGGAGTGGCAAATCTTGGTGCTAGATATGGTATAAGTGGTTGGTTTCAAAGATTAGAAAATCAGTATAAAATTGCAAAACAACAGGGTCTTCTGGAGCATAATTATGCTATTAGTAGTAGTGTTGAGTATTTC GCTGCAGGCGTGCAAAGCTACTTTAATGCAACTGACTACAGTACAACACCAAATGGGACGATAAGCACAAAAGACAAGCTACGAACATATGATCCTGCACTCTATCAGCTGATTGAAGAAGTCTGGCCCTGTCATAATATTTACCTCAAAAGATGTGTTGCAAGTAGAG CACAAGAACAACAGCAGAATATACATACAAACTGTCAGG GTTGTAAAGACAGTCATCCAAACTGTCATTTTTGGGCAACTACTGGAGAATGTTCAAAGAGCCGAGAATATATGCTTTTAAACTGCAAACACAGCTGTAATAAATGTAGCGAACAAG GTGGCACTTTATGTACTGACAGCAATCTGCTTTGTCATGATTGGGCTGCACGTGGAGAATGTAATAGAAACCCAGCTTATATGCATGAATCTTGCAAAAAGAGCTGCAACCGTTGTTAA
- the LOC139514964 gene encoding uncharacterized protein isoform X2, translated as MTVGFWFSLIGSILLCLQKVNGNGLDTLGKDFKIQFYDADGNYTDTGFVEYSDNSSQKHRRASLRPGNATSTDSCDHVRGVPRELRSSSVMKPHGIAIFYQKYTEAYGIPILSSWNVNDDALRRACYITRFLFADNYAVRNSFYQRSGRSAVIGVHEGTTSIPEYSHMDPSFSDNRARGLGATDSAPVSTGAEENLLCLQNDRYSEDIYLHEFAHGVANLGARYGISGWFQRLENQYKIAKQQGLLEHNYAISSSVEYFAAGVQSYFNATDYSTTPNGTISTKDKLRTYDPALYQLIEEVWPCHNIYLKRCVASRAQEQQQNIHTNCQGCKDSHPNCHFWATTGECSKSREYMLLNCKHSCNKCSEQGGTLCTDSNLLCHDWAARGECNRNPAYMHESCKKSCNRC; from the exons ATGACAGTTGGATTTTGGTTTTCATTAATAGGTTCAATTCTGCTATGCTTGCAAA AGGTGAATGGAAATGGTTTGGATACTTTAGGAAAGGATTTTAAGATACAGTTTTATGATGCCGATGGTAATTACACTGATACTGGGTTTGTCGAATATTCAGACAACAGTTCGC AGAAGCACAGAAGAGCAAGTTTAAGGCCAGGAAACGCCACTTCAACTGATAGTTGTGATCATGTTCGAGGAGTTCCGAGGGAATTGAGAAGCTCGTCAGTTATGAAGCCGCACGGAATAGCGATATTTTACCAGAAATATACAGAAGCATATGGCATACCAATTTTAT CATCCTGGAATGTAAATGACGATGCCTTGAGGAGAGCTTGTTATATAACACGGTTTCTTTTTGCTGATAATTATGCCGTGCGAAACTCCTTTTACCAGAGATCTGGACGTTCAGCTGTAATAGGAGTACATGAAGGTACAACTAGTATACCGGAATACAGTCATATGGATCCCTCTTTCTCGGACAATAGAGCACGCGGACTTGGGGCTACTGATTCTGCACCAGTTTCTACAGGTGCTGAAGAAAATTTGTTGTGTTTGCAAAATGATCGTTATAGTGAAGATATATATTTACACGAATTTGCTCATGGAGTGGCAAATCTTGGTGCTAGATATGGTATAAGTGGTTGGTTTCAAAGATTAGAAAATCAGTATAAAATTGCAAAACAACAGGGTCTTCTGGAGCATAATTATGCTATTAGTAGTAGTGTTGAGTATTTC GCTGCAGGCGTGCAAAGCTACTTTAATGCAACTGACTACAGTACAACACCAAATGGGACGATAAGCACAAAAGACAAGCTACGAACATATGATCCTGCACTCTATCAGCTGATTGAAGAAGTCTGGCCCTGTCATAATATTTACCTCAAAAGATGTGTTGCAAGTAGAG CACAAGAACAACAGCAGAATATACATACAAACTGTCAGG GTTGTAAAGACAGTCATCCAAACTGTCATTTTTGGGCAACTACTGGAGAATGTTCAAAGAGCCGAGAATATATGCTTTTAAACTGCAAACACAGCTGTAATAAATGTAGCGAACAAG GTGGCACTTTATGTACTGACAGCAATCTGCTTTGTCATGATTGGGCTGCACGTGGAGAATGTAATAGAAACCCAGCTTATATGCATGAATCTTGCAAAAAGAGCTGCAACCGTTGTTAA